The DNA segment GTCCCCGTATCTCAAAGGTGTTCCGTGATGGAGGATCGTCCCAAACGGCCCGGGCTCATCAAGCAAGGGGAGGCCGGAAAGAGCCTCGATGGTGGTGGGAGTATCCCCTCCGATGGAAGAGGTTGCGGGAAGCGTCAGAGGCACCGCGATCGAGGGGAAGGAGCGTTCGCCATCCTTCGGAATTCTCTTGATGACAATTCCGGGTTTGGCACCCGCATCCTTCAGGTTGCGGACAAACATCATCGCATCGGATTTTTCAGCCCGCAGATCGATGTCCTTGCTCCGGACCGGCAGGGGAAATTCCTTCCTCAATGAAGGTGGCAGCAGGATCTCGGCCCACTGCCCCACTGCCAGTCCGCCGACCACACAATACCGGGTCTCCGTCTCCTGAAGCCGCGCCAGCGCCAGTGAGAAGTCCGCGAGTGACACCGATATGTCCTTCCCTTTTTCAGACATACCCATCCCTCATGTCGGCGTCATCCGCCGGTGGTTCCAACGACCAATCGTAAAGATCCTCCCACTTCAACTCATGCGGATTTGGTACGATGCGGGGTTCGGCAATGCTCCACTCCGGCGCACTTTGCCACCCATTCCCCGACGGTTTGGCAACGACCCATTTACCGTGATCCAGCCGTGCCTCTTCGCTGACCGAATATGCCTTCCGCTGGACAGCCTCCAACGCCTTGAACGCCGCCCACCCGCCGGCATCCACCTCGATCATGCCGGGAACCGTTCCGCCACGTTTTGGAATCCTTTCCACTGGCGGCACCCTAAAGCCGATCTTCGAACCTTTCAAGCTGGGAAACGATGGTAGCAGAGGGCGGATTTGAACCGCCGACCAAAGGCTTATGAGTCCTCTGCTCTACCACTGAGCTACTCTGCCATCGTCCGGTTCCGGAACCCGTTGGGCTCGCGGAGGGGCATTCGGTTACCCGCGCCTGCCGGGTTTGTCCACCCGAAATTCAGAAATTTCAACACCGGACGGCTCAAAAGTCCTTTGAAAAACCAATCCTTTCAGAGAAGTAACAGTCCATCCATTTAACAGAAACCTGACACCATGTCCTCAAATCCACTTTTCTCCACCCGCCGCTCCTTCCTCAAGGGGCTGACCGTCACCACCGCCGGTGGGATCATCCTGCCGAACATGCTGCTCCGCGCACAGGATACCCCTGCTTCGAAGAAACTCGGCATCGCCTGTATCGGTGTGGGCGGCAAGGGCTTCTCTGACATGGTGAACGCGTCGTTCGAGAACGAGATCGTCGCCATCTGCGACGTGGACGCGAAGAATCTGGCGAAAGCCGCCGCCAAATTCCCTAAGGCGAAGCAATACCGCGACTTCCGCAAGATGCTGGACGAGAACGAGAAGGCCATCGATGCGGTGACCGTCTCCACCCCGGACCACACCCACTTCCCGGCGGCAATGCACGCCATCGCCCTCGGCAAGCACGTCATGGTGCAGAAGCCGCTGGTCAACACCCTCTGGGAGGCCGACCAACTCCACAAGGCGGCGAAGAAAAAGGGCATCATCACCCAGATGGGCAACCAGGGCCATACCTTCGAGGAGAACCGCCTGCTCAAGGAGTGGTTCCAGGCGAATGTCATCGGCGAGGTGAAGGAAATCCACGTCTGGACCAACCGTCCGATCTGGCCGCAGGGCCCCGCCGTCGCCCCGAAAGATGCCGAAGTGCCGGAGCACCTCGACTGGGATCTCTGGCTGGGTTCCGTGCCGAGCCGGCCGTATCAGACCGGCATCGCCCCGTTCGCCTGGCGCGGCTTCTTCGAATATGGCAGCGGCGCCCTCGGTGACATGGGCTGCCACAACCTCGATCCGCTGGTCTGGGGTCTGGGCCTGGGTGTCCCGGACAAGATCGAAGCGACTTCCGAAGGCCTCACGGACATCGCCTGGCCGAAGGGCGCGAAGGTCCAGTATCTCTGGAAGAACATCGCCGGCCATGGCGAGGTGAAGCTGTTCTGGTACGAAGGCAAAAACGCCGACGGCACCCCTTGCCAACCTGCACCTCCGAAGGAACTGGGCGACCAGAAGCTCAGCGGCAGCGGCTTCTACATGGTCGGCTCCGAAGGCGTCCTCTACAACCAGGGCGACCAGGCGAAGAAGCTCACCATCTTCCCGGAACAACGCTCGAAGGACTTCCTCGCCTCCCTCCCCGCGAAAACCGTGGACCGCAGCCCGACTCCCGGAGATCCGCAGAAGGAATGGTCCCTCGCCATCAAGAACGGCAAGGAATTCGCCTTTATGTCCCACTTCGACTACGCGGTCCCGCTCACCGAACTCTGCCTCCTCGGCGATCTGGCGATCCGCACCGGCAAGCCGATCGAGTGGGACCAGAAGAAATTCGAGGCCGTCGGCAACCCGGAGGCAAACAAGCTGATCAAGCGCGCCGAATACCGGAAAGGCTGGGACTACTCGGTGGACAAGATCTGATCACCACCGCCAACGGATTCCGAAAGCCCCCGTCCAACTCCGGACGGGGGCTTTTTCGTCCCGTCCGAAATCATCCGGCGTCCATCAAATCACTCGCACTGAACGGAAAGTTGGACTCTATTGGATGCACTCGTCATGTCCCAAGCCATCATCGATCCAGAGGAAGTCCGCCGGTTCGCCGCCGAACTGAAGCGGTTCAACCTGGATCTCCGCGACCGTTCGAACGCCCTCCTCTCCCGCTTCAATGCGCTGGGTGACACCTGGCAGGACCAGGAACAGGAAAAATTTTCCGGTGAGTTCCTGCAGATGATGAAGTCCGTGAAATCCTTCCTGGAGGCCTCCGAGCGGCACACGCCGTACCTGTTGCGGAAGGCGGACCGCATCCAGCAGTATCTCGACCAACGCTGAGTCTCGCCATGTCCGACCAAGCCAGGGTTTCCTCGATCGATGCACTGGAGCTTTTCCGGGCCGATTTGATCCAGTACATCATGAAGGCCAGAACCGCGCTGGAGGAAGCATCCAGCGATGTCCGCCGCACCCAGGATTGGCTGGACCGTGACCGTTACCTCCACTGGAGCAATGAAATCCGCAAACGGACGAAGCTGCTGCGGCAGGCGGAGCAGGAACTTTACAGCGCGAACCTGACCAACCCGTTCTCGGCGAACCCGCTCCAGAAAATGGCCGTCCACCGGGCGAAGCGTGCACTGGAGGAGGCGGAAGACAAAATGCGGACCATCACCCGCTGGCGGCACCGCTTCGAACGCATGGCCAGCCCGCACCTGCGCGGACTGGATCCCTTGCTGTCCCTCCTCGCCCAGGACCTGCCCAACGGCGTCGCCTCCCTCGCCGGGTCCATCAAGGCACTCCAGGCGTATGCGGAAAAGCGCACGCCCGCCCCGAATCCACCACCCACCGACGCCCAACCACCCGCATGAGTTCATCAGGCAGCAAAGGCACACTCGCGGCCGCGACACGACAACTCTCCGCCCGCTGGACGGAGACACGCAAAACGTGGCGCGACCACAAGGCCATGGAATTCGAACAGGTTTATCTGGCGGAACTTTTCCATCGTGTGGAAGATACTTTCCGGGTCCTTGATGATCTCGACCAACTCCTGCACAAAGTTCATGCCGAATGCGACTGATCCGATAGATCCCGCGCGGATCCTCTCCGCGATCGAGGGAATCAAACGCCGTGTCGCGCAGACCGCGGAGGCGGAGCTTGATCTCGAGAAGACCCGCAAAAGCCGGAGCCTGAAGCTCGCCCAGGAGATCACCCGCAGGGAGGAAAGCGATGCCGCCGCGCTGGCCGCCCGCCTCGCGGAGCTGGAGGCAACCTACCAAACGGCGACCTCCGCCCGGGAGCGGGCGTATATGATCCGCCGCGACCACCTGCCCAGGGCCTACCACGCAAGCCGTGCGACGCTGGCGAAGCGCTTGGAGGAAAAGAAACTCGAAGCAGTGGGCAAGGCCCAAGGGACCATTCTTTCCGAACGGAAAGTCCTCCATGAGCGGCTGGAAGCGGCCACGTCCAGACACCAGTCGGTGATGGTGGACCTCCTGACGGATCGTGAGGCCATCCGCCTGCTCCGTGACGAAACCTTCAAAGTCCTCCGGACCTACGGTCCCGTGATGGAATCCCTCTTCGAGAAAAAGAACGGCGTGGATGCGCAGTCCGGAGACCGGAAGGAATCCCTCGAACAGATTGCCGCGGGGCGCGCGCACCTTGAGGAGGCGGGCCGGCAGCCGCTGGCGAACGCATTCCGTCTGGCCCCCCTCTGGATCGTCATCCTGGTCGCTGGGGCTGTCCATGTCGCCATCGCCCGGGGAGTGGGTCCATGGCTGTTCGCCACCGTCTGCCTGATCCTTTTGGTCTGGTGCGCCGGCCTGCTCCAGGCATGGCCCGCCGCCCGGCGGATCGCGGGATCCATCGCGCGGGCACGCGACGCATCGAAGCATGCCGAGAAAATCTCCGCGGATGAGGTCACCGCCGTGGCGGAAGAAATCGCCGAGCACGAAAAGGCCCACAACGAAGGCATCACCCATACCTTCCAGGCCACGGAGAGCGAAATCACATCCCTGCTCAGGAAAGGGCAGCAGGAGCTCCAGAAGCAACTGGCGCTGCTTCCCGACCGGATGCTGGACCTCCACCGCAGGCGTCTCGCCCGCCTCCACAACGCCTATGTGGAGGAAGTGGCGAACATCCGGAAGGAGGCGGAGGAAACCTCCGGACGGCGTAAGCAGGCCCGGGCCAATGCCGCCCAGACCGCCGCGCTGGCAATGGAGAACTCCATCAGCCAACTGGCCGTGCCATGGCAGGATGAAGTGGTGGGAATCCTGGACCAGCTCAACGGGCTGGATGAGGAATCCGCAGCGGCATTTCCGGCATGGACGGAGCAGTCCACCTCCACATGGGCGCCCGTCACCGTGGCTCCGGCCGCCATCCGGATCGGCAGTATCCATCTCGAATCTTCCGGTTTTTCCGGCGGCATCCCGAACCACCCGGCGTTCCCGCTCCCGGAATCATCCGCTCCGCTGGCCCTTGGCTTCCCTGACCGCGGCTCCATCCTGATCGAATCGGACGGCGACTCCCCGGCGGCAACCACCGCCCTCAACGCCATCTCCATCCGTATCCTCGCCTCCCTGCCGCCGGGCAGGGCGTCATTCGTCTTCATCGACCCCATCGGCCTCGGGAAGGATTTCGCGGGATTGATGCACCTGGCCGACTATGAGGAATCCCTCATCACCCACCGGATCTGGACCCAGCAGGCCCAGATCGAGGAACGCCTGGCTGAAACCAACGAGCACATCGAAAAAGTCATCCAGATGTACCTGCGGAATGAGTTCGCCACCATCGCGGACTACAACGCACAAGCCGGCGTCATCGCGGAAAAGTACCGCTTCCTGGTGATCGCGGGATTTCCATCCGCGTTCAGTGACACGGCGATGAAGCGGCTGCGCTCGATCGCTTCCAGTGGCGCCCGTTGCGGAGTCCATCTTCTGATCCAGCGGGATGTCCGCCAGACCGGGCTCGACCCCGCGTTGGATGAGGAACTGCACGGTGCCTGCCTGACCCTCTCATCCGGAAAAGGTGGCCTGCTGCTGGCGGGCAACCGGGTGACCTTCGATCCACCTCCCGGAGAACAGTTCGCCAGCACGCTGATCCACAGGATCGGGAAGGCCAATGTGGACTCCAACCGGGTGGAGGTTCCATTTTCCCAGATCATGCCATCGGAGGAGGAGGTCTGGTCGCTGGATACCTCGGAAGAACTCCGCGTCCCCATCGGCCGGACGGGGGCGAAGAAGCTCCAGATGTTCTCGCTGGGGAAAGGCACCCGGCAGCACGCCCTCATCGCGGGCAAGACCGGTTCCGGAAAGTCCACCCTGTTCCATGTCATCATCACGAACCTCTCCCTCTGGTCCTCACCGGAGCAGGTGGAGTTCTACCTGGTGGACTTCAAGAAGGGCGTCGAGTTCAAGTGCTACGCGGATCGAAAGCTGCCGCACGCCCGCGTCATCGCCATCGAGAGCGACCGTCAGTTCGCCCTGAGCGTGCTGCAGCGGGTGGATGACGAACTCAAGCGGCGGGGCGAACTGTTCCGGAAGGCGAGTTCCCAGGACCTCGCCTCTTACAACCGGAACGGGGGCACGCGCCTTCCGCGCACCCTGCTGCTCATCGACGAGTTCCAGGAGTTTTTCACCGAAGACGATCCGGTGGCGCAACAGGCGTCGCTGCTGCTGGACCGTATCGTCCGGCAGGGTCGCGCCTTCGGCATCCACGTGATCCTTGGCTCCCAGACGCTGGGCGGGGCCTACACGCTGGCCAGGGCGACGCTCGGCCAGATGGCCGTACGCATCGCCCTCCAGTGCAATGAGACGGACGCCCATCTGATCATGGATGAGGACAACCCCGCCCCCCGCATGCTCACCCGCCCGGGCGAGGGCATCTACAACGATCAATCCGGTGCCGCCACCGCGAACAGCCCCTTCCAGATCGTCTGGCTGCCGGAAAACGAGCGGGATGCCATCCTCACCCGCGTGAAAGCGATGGCCGAGAACACCGGCGATGCACCGGCGCCGATTATTTTCGAAGGAAACGCCCCTGCGGAAATCGCGGCCAACCCGGATCTGGCGGAAGCCCTGCGGATGGCGCCGGCCACCCGTCCCGGTGCGGCCCACGCATGGCTGGGTGCGCCGAACTCCATCAAAGGCCCCACCGCCGCCACCTTCCGCCGCCAGAGCGGCAGCAACCTGCTGGTGGTCAGCCAATCTTCGGAGCAATCCACCTCCCTGCTCGCGGGGGCGCTCGTTTCCCTGGCCGCACAGTATCCTAAGGACCAGGCGGAATTCATCATCCTCGACCCGCGGGCGGCGGACGAATCAACCGGAAGTGCTTTGAAAGATCTTGCGGAAAAACTGCCCCACTCCACCCGCATCGGTGGTCCTGCGGATGTTGCGGACTGGTTCAGCGGACTGGCCGGTGAGCTGGCTGCACGGTCCCCGGACTCGGGAAGGAACGCACCCGAGATTTTCGTGCTCATCCACGATATCCACCGCTTCAAAGCGTTGCGTCCTGACGACGAGTTCCGCTTCAGCTACGACGACACCGCACCGGCCGCAAGTCCCTCCCAGACACTCGCCGACCTGGTGGGCGAGGGCGGCCCGTCAGGGTTCCACGTGCTTGCCACGTCCGATACCTGGAACAACGTCAGCCGCTGGATTCCGCGCAAGCTGCTCGCCGATTTCGAAATGCGGGTGCTGTTCCAGATGAGCGCCGCGGATTCTTCGAACCTGATCGACTCCCCGGATGCATCAAACCTGGGACTGCACAAGGCGCTGCTCCACAACGAACAGCTCGCCACCCAGGAAGTGTTCCGGCCCTATGCGCCGCTGGATTCCGGGTGGACCGACGAAGCCGCCGCACAGATCACCGGACGACAATAACTCACTGCCCGGCGCGGGCGAATCTGACGATGAACACGCCACAGGGTGGAACCTCCACCTCCAGGCGGTTGCCGCCTCCGGAAACAGCCTGAACCGTGGACTTCACCACTCCCCTGTTCTCACTGTCGTTCATCGCGTTGATGTTCGGGTGGGCCAACTTCCACACCGACTCACACGCGTAGCCGTCCGGTACGGCGACCGTGGCCGCCTGGGCGGCATCCGGAGACCGGTTCACCAGGGAAACATGGACATGACCGTCGTCCGCCAGCACCGCTGCCGCATCCACGAATGGCAGGGAAACCCCTTCCATGGAAATCCGGTCGTAGCGGGTGTCTCCGTCGATGGTGGGCTTGATGGTCGTCATGTCGAGCGACGCGCCCTTGGTGTCCACTTCCAGTTTCCGCCCCACCATCCGCTCCCGGTATTCTTTGAACACGGGATAGATGGCCGTGCGGAAGGCATCCTCCTCCCCAACCGTCCGGACCAGTCCGTGGGCATTCACCGGAAAAATGTAGTTCGCCATCCCCACCGTGGGACTCTGCCGGATGAAGGCGTTGAGCATCCCACCGACCACCGCCGCATCGAACGCGCGGCGGGGTGACTGGCGGCTGAAGGCGAAGCCTTTCTCCCCGTTGACGGAGTGGCGGTTGTTCCACTCGTCCACGCTCAGCCGGATCGGCCGGTCCTCCCGCCCCAGGTGCCGGTTCGCCTCCTTCAGTTGCTCACCCAGTTGGACAAGGTGAGCCTCCATCTCCGCCGGCGCGAACAGGGTGTTCAGCGGATCCTGGATCTCCCCATCCTTCACCTTGGAGTTCACGTAGTAGTGCTGGGTCAGGAAGTCGATCAGGCGGCCGTTCTCCTTCAGCACCGTTCCGTTCCACTCCTTGGTGTGGCCGATGCCCAGCAACTGCAGGTCCGGATGGTAGTGGCGGATCGTCCCCGCCCACACCTTCAGCCGCTTCGCGTATTGTTCATCGGTTTCCTGCACCCTCGCGCTCCTGCTCTTGAGGTAGTTCTCGTTGCCGATGCACCAGAACCGGACGCCATACGGCTCCCGGCGGCCGTTCTTCGCCCGGAGTTTCCCGAGGTCGGACCCTTCGTCACCATTCACGTAGGAGATCCAGTCCAGAGCCTCACCCAGCGTCCCTTCATGGTCGGGATGGAGGCTCATGTTGAGGTTGATGTAGGGAACGGTCCCCACTTCCCCGCACCACCGGAGGAACTCGTCAGTCCCGAATTGGTGGTTCTCCACCCCGCCCCATGCGAGGTTGGGCACGGTGGGCCGCCCCTCCTTCGGGCCGATACCGTTGCGCCACTGGTATTCATAGACGACCGTCCCGCCGGGCCAACGCATGACCGGGATCTGGAGCTCGCGCAGATGCGGGATGACGTTCTGTCTTACGACACCTTCCTTGCTGGCCACGCCGCCGTAGATCATCTGATCGTTCACGTTCTCCAGCATCTGGCCGTAGATCATCGGATCGACCCGGGCCGGTGCTTCCGGAATCTCCACCGTGACCGTGGTGGACTCCTTCGCCCACCCCTGGATCAGGAACGAACACATCAGAAACGGGATGGACTTTGGGAAAATGGATCTCATCGGATTTGGCTGCTGTTGAAAATGTCACGCTTCGCAGGGCGGGGCATTCGATCAGACCTGATGGATGCCACACCAGGTCCATCAAAGCCATGGCCCCACGCCACCCAACCATGTCCCGGAAACCCCTCACCCCAAGCCATTGTCGCGCGCCAGCACCTTTTCCCGTTCGCGGTATTTCGCCGGAGACTCGCCGAACTCCTTGGTGAAGGCCTTGCTGAAGGAAAACGCGTCACCATAGCCGACTTCTTCCGCGATGACCTGGTGGGTCGCGTTCGTCAGCATCAGCAGCTCGCATGCTTTCCGGAGCCGCAGGAGGGTGAGCCGCTGGCGCGGGCTGCAGCCGTGGTATCTCTGGCACAAGCGGCGGAGATGCTCGCGCCCGACGTTCGCCGCCGCCGCCATTTCGTCGATGATCCACTCCCCGTTCAGCCGGGCTCCGACCGCCGCCCACATCCTCGCCAACCTCGGTTCCTCCTCCACCGGCTTCACCAATCCCACCAGGGTGGCCCGGATCAGGTCGCACCAGATACCCGTCAGCCGGGGATCGTTCGCGCGGGACACCTCGTCCGACAGGCCGGTGTTCGCCGCATGAAGGGAGTAGGAAGCCGCCCGCGTCAGCCATGGTCCCGGCTCACGGAACAACTCCGGATAGGAGGCGTCCGGCTCGAACCGCACCCAGGCGTAGTGCCATTCCTTTTCCTTCGGCGATACCCGGTAGCCATGCGGCACTCCCGGCGGCATGACGTACGCCGCATCTTTCCCCGCCTTCTGCCAGGAGCCCTCCGCCACGACCAGGCCCTCGCCGCCGATGGTCACAAGCACCAGTCCGAAACCCGGTGAAGGCCGGATGAAAGCCCACTCGCCCCCCGCCTTCGTCACCCCCAAGTCGCGGATTCCCAGCTTGCGCAGCAGCGGACACGCCTCCCCATCCACCACCTTGCGGTCAATCACATCCACG comes from the Luteolibacter sp. SL250 genome and includes:
- a CDS encoding Gfo/Idh/MocA family oxidoreductase, producing the protein MSSNPLFSTRRSFLKGLTVTTAGGIILPNMLLRAQDTPASKKLGIACIGVGGKGFSDMVNASFENEIVAICDVDAKNLAKAAAKFPKAKQYRDFRKMLDENEKAIDAVTVSTPDHTHFPAAMHAIALGKHVMVQKPLVNTLWEADQLHKAAKKKGIITQMGNQGHTFEENRLLKEWFQANVIGEVKEIHVWTNRPIWPQGPAVAPKDAEVPEHLDWDLWLGSVPSRPYQTGIAPFAWRGFFEYGSGALGDMGCHNLDPLVWGLGLGVPDKIEATSEGLTDIAWPKGAKVQYLWKNIAGHGEVKLFWYEGKNADGTPCQPAPPKELGDQKLSGSGFYMVGSEGVLYNQGDQAKKLTIFPEQRSKDFLASLPAKTVDRSPTPGDPQKEWSLAIKNGKEFAFMSHFDYAVPLTELCLLGDLAIRTGKPIEWDQKKFEAVGNPEANKLIKRAEYRKGWDYSVDKI
- a CDS encoding WXG100 family type VII secretion target, which translates into the protein MSQAIIDPEEVRRFAAELKRFNLDLRDRSNALLSRFNALGDTWQDQEQEKFSGEFLQMMKSVKSFLEASERHTPYLLRKADRIQQYLDQR
- a CDS encoding FtsK/SpoIIIE domain-containing protein; this encodes MPNATDPIDPARILSAIEGIKRRVAQTAEAELDLEKTRKSRSLKLAQEITRREESDAAALAARLAELEATYQTATSARERAYMIRRDHLPRAYHASRATLAKRLEEKKLEAVGKAQGTILSERKVLHERLEAATSRHQSVMVDLLTDREAIRLLRDETFKVLRTYGPVMESLFEKKNGVDAQSGDRKESLEQIAAGRAHLEEAGRQPLANAFRLAPLWIVILVAGAVHVAIARGVGPWLFATVCLILLVWCAGLLQAWPAARRIAGSIARARDASKHAEKISADEVTAVAEEIAEHEKAHNEGITHTFQATESEITSLLRKGQQELQKQLALLPDRMLDLHRRRLARLHNAYVEEVANIRKEAEETSGRRKQARANAAQTAALAMENSISQLAVPWQDEVVGILDQLNGLDEESAAAFPAWTEQSTSTWAPVTVAPAAIRIGSIHLESSGFSGGIPNHPAFPLPESSAPLALGFPDRGSILIESDGDSPAATTALNAISIRILASLPPGRASFVFIDPIGLGKDFAGLMHLADYEESLITHRIWTQQAQIEERLAETNEHIEKVIQMYLRNEFATIADYNAQAGVIAEKYRFLVIAGFPSAFSDTAMKRLRSIASSGARCGVHLLIQRDVRQTGLDPALDEELHGACLTLSSGKGGLLLAGNRVTFDPPPGEQFASTLIHRIGKANVDSNRVEVPFSQIMPSEEEVWSLDTSEELRVPIGRTGAKKLQMFSLGKGTRQHALIAGKTGSGKSTLFHVIITNLSLWSSPEQVEFYLVDFKKGVEFKCYADRKLPHARVIAIESDRQFALSVLQRVDDELKRRGELFRKASSQDLASYNRNGGTRLPRTLLLIDEFQEFFTEDDPVAQQASLLLDRIVRQGRAFGIHVILGSQTLGGAYTLARATLGQMAVRIALQCNETDAHLIMDEDNPAPRMLTRPGEGIYNDQSGAATANSPFQIVWLPENERDAILTRVKAMAENTGDAPAPIIFEGNAPAEIAANPDLAEALRMAPATRPGAAHAWLGAPNSIKGPTAATFRRQSGSNLLVVSQSSEQSTSLLAGALVSLAAQYPKDQAEFIILDPRAADESTGSALKDLAEKLPHSTRIGGPADVADWFSGLAGELAARSPDSGRNAPEIFVLIHDIHRFKALRPDDEFRFSYDDTAPAASPSQTLADLVGEGGPSGFHVLATSDTWNNVSRWIPRKLLADFEMRVLFQMSAADSSNLIDSPDASNLGLHKALLHNEQLATQEVFRPYAPLDSGWTDEAAAQITGRQ
- a CDS encoding alpha-L-arabinofuranosidase C-terminal domain-containing protein, translating into MRSIFPKSIPFLMCSFLIQGWAKESTTVTVEIPEAPARVDPMIYGQMLENVNDQMIYGGVASKEGVVRQNVIPHLRELQIPVMRWPGGTVVYEYQWRNGIGPKEGRPTVPNLAWGGVENHQFGTDEFLRWCGEVGTVPYINLNMSLHPDHEGTLGEALDWISYVNGDEGSDLGKLRAKNGRREPYGVRFWCIGNENYLKSRSARVQETDEQYAKRLKVWAGTIRHYHPDLQLLGIGHTKEWNGTVLKENGRLIDFLTQHYYVNSKVKDGEIQDPLNTLFAPAEMEAHLVQLGEQLKEANRHLGREDRPIRLSVDEWNNRHSVNGEKGFAFSRQSPRRAFDAAVVGGMLNAFIRQSPTVGMANYIFPVNAHGLVRTVGEEDAFRTAIYPVFKEYRERMVGRKLEVDTKGASLDMTTIKPTIDGDTRYDRISMEGVSLPFVDAAAVLADDGHVHVSLVNRSPDAAQAATVAVPDGYACESVWKLAHPNINAMNDSENRGVVKSTVQAVSGGGNRLEVEVPPCGVFIVRFARAGQ
- a CDS encoding AraC family transcriptional regulator, which encodes MKENDTSRRKYVPMRLVETEGFVDVIDRKVVDGEACPLLRKLGIRDLGVTKAGGEWAFIRPSPGFGLVLVTIGGEGLVVAEGSWQKAGKDAAYVMPPGVPHGYRVSPKEKEWHYAWVRFEPDASYPELFREPGPWLTRAASYSLHAANTGLSDEVSRANDPRLTGIWCDLIRATLVGLVKPVEEEPRLARMWAAVGARLNGEWIIDEMAAAANVGREHLRRLCQRYHGCSPRQRLTLLRLRKACELLMLTNATHQVIAEEVGYGDAFSFSKAFTKEFGESPAKYREREKVLARDNGLG